CCTCCAACCTAAACTTTCCGAATAGCTGAAACTACAGTTTTGTGGCATCAGGCCCAGCTTGACAATGTCAACACAGCTCCACAAGTTGACTCCTTCCCAGTCTTGCTAGACCTCCTCaggtctctgtatctctgtgggACATGATATTGAAAACAGGCCAATGTGTCACCCCACAATGGATTCTAAGTTTCAAGTGGGAAAGCAGTCTTAACCActtttaaactctgagccatcacGCCAGTCCTAGgttgtttcccttcctttctatTATGAATAGCATACTTAGAAGGTGGCACGTACAAGCTTGATAGTATAGTCGCTTTATGCTGTTTATCTTGGATATCTAAACAGGTATAGAGTTGTTAGGCTCATGGGATGCTTTCACGATATGCCAAGTAGTTTTCCAAATCATTTTCACCAACCTCACCAGCTGAGTTGGGGTTCCTTTctgttaatttctcttttttcaaTGATGCCATAAATATGAAGTGGGAACAGATGCTTTTAAGTTACCTTATCCTCAGATTTATGATAAGCATTCATGTACGTGTTAATATGTTTTGCATATCTTTTgagactttttataattttaattgggttgtggtttttaaaaataattaatttaaaaatgagattgtcttcattttctaatagtaacatctttttaaaaggaaggttGCTCCAGTGGCTTTCTTACTTGTTTTGAACAGCTCTTTATGTATTCTGGATAGGAACGGTGTATCAGGTGTATGAACTGAATGCGTATGTTTGTGTAGGCTGCTTTTTCAGTTTCTGAATTTAATTGAACTGTTGTGGATCACTGGAGAATTTTAAGAATACGACTTGGGCCAGAAACCAGCTCAGGAGTCACTGAGATACACAAGTGAAATGCAAACCTAGGATGCAGATGGCTttccttgactgctgagccaagTCAATGCTCCAGACACAAGGGCAGGGGAAGACAGACTGTCATTATAATAAGGTGGGGCCTTAGTAATGGCAAGGCAGCCTCTGTAGAGGGGTTGGTGCCACTGCTGTGACTAGTGTGACAGTCCTAGAAGCACAGGACCATGGGAACACACTCATCAGCATCAACGTCTGCCAGTGTCAATCCAGGAAGTGTGGCAAGTTCTCTTAGTGGCCTGGATTTCGGCCAAAGATAAACAAATGCTACAATTCAGGATCAAAGGACTCTTAAAAGGACAGATGTTCTAAGGAGCTCTGTGATCCCAGTGTCTAGCTAGGAGTGGACAAATCTGGAATCCGCTGGAATTTTCTACTATACTGAGGAACCAGTGAACTTGTTAAGGGAGGTAGAGGGAAAGGGAGTGGAAAAATGGAGTATACTGAGGGAAAGTGAAACCAGTGAgaaaataaggtaaaaaaaaacCATGGTAGGCTAGAGCAAAACAGCATCGCCCTTCGGATGTGACTCAATGGCATTTGAAAgcaagtgtggtgtgtgtgtatgtgtgtgatgtatgtgtgtggtgtttgtatgtatgggtgtgttttTGTCTACGTGGTGTTGGGggatctgtgtgtatttgtgtattttaggttttttttttttttgttctcatgtttgggtttcttttctttctcttttttttttttaagagggaaaGATTATGAAATTGGTGCTTTGTGAGGCGTGGAAGAGatgtgggaggaggtgagggaaagaaaagaatatgagtaaaatgtattatgtaaatagttttaaaaattaaaataaattttaaaaaaagaacaaaaaaataaaaatattttgaaaaaatggTCCTTGAAGCAAATTCTATGAACATTTTGGCTGGATTaatatgtacttatataataaagtTCATGTGTTATATTGAACTATACTAAAAAAAAGTCTAGATAACAGTAATTCTCATAAATCCCAGGAGGAACTATTACAGTTCCTACTTCACAGAACAAGGAAGGTGACTCAGGTCACAGAGCTGGGGCAGGCAGCTCCCAGATGCGCTGAGTTTCACCCTttagtagacagacagacagacagacagacagacagacacacacacacacacacacacacacacacacacacacacacaaagggagctCGAGCGAGCTAggtattagtattattattgcTGTGTAATGACTTGCCTTCACACTCAcatcaaacaaatattttaacCCGCTTATTATGTGGTGGACCAAGAGGAATCAGAAAGGCCCAGCTAGCTAATGCCTGCTGGTGTCACATGGTCCCATGGCTTTGGGGAAGATGGACCTACCTTCAGAGAAGCCTCCCTTCCCCTGGGTTGGGTCTAGGAAAGCACAGCAGGAGCTCTGCATTTTCCTTTTTTGCATGGCAGAGTCACACACCATCCAgaatcaagaagcagagacacagacCATACACCTCAATGCCAGGACCACCAATGAATTTCAGGACCAAGTGGTAAACCTATCACAATATACAGTAACAATAGACAAAACATGTGCACACTCTGCTGTGGACAGGGCTATCTAAGACCGTTAATATTGCGCCAACCATTCTGCTGAAGACCATTCTGCTGGGCAATAGGGACACTAACTCTCCAACCCTGCCTAGACTCAGGTCTTGGAACTCATGACCCTCTACTTGAGGCTTCCCTTCTCTGACCTTAGAGACATTCATTTCTCAGTATCAGGAGAAGGCCCTGCCTACAAGGCAGGAGGAAATGGGTCACTGAGGGAAAGGCTCTCCCTTCCCTTCAGGCTCTGCTTTGGCTATCACTGAAGGACCGCCACTGCCCTGAGGGAAAGGCTCTCCCTTCCCTTCAGGCTCTGCTTTGGCTATCACTGAAGGACCGCCACTGCCCTTTAGTGTTCATGCCAGTGGCCAGAAGACAGCTTCCTAACGCAGCTCTGATCACTTTTGTGATTTGAGCACAGGTCCCAGTAGCCTGGCTCCTCCCCTTTGCATGGGATGACATGTGGACACTGAGCAATAGGCTGAGAGGACTTATACTTTATACAACCCTGCAGTCTCCCCTGATCTATACAACCATGACACTAAGGTGATGTTATTAACTCAAACTCCTTGCTTGGAAGTTGGAATTGACCTTATGTCAGTTCCATTTGTGTTAAAAATCTCCCCTGAAGTGGCATGAAAAGACTTGTGTTATGTCTGGGCATGGAAGGGCTGGGAGTATCCCTGTCACCACAGAGACACCAGTGGCCCAATTGTATGGGAGTGGTGCTGTCTGGGATCTGGGTTATCTCTCTGCCTGGGATGCTGGCTGCTGACTGTTgttttcctacacacacacacacacacacacacacacacacacacacacacacacaaacactctcttcctgttttctggGTTTCCTCGCTGCATGTCCTGAGACAGAAACAACTCAGACAGAGCCAAAGGATTTCCTTTAATTGAGCAAGGCATGACAGGTACTGCAAGAAGAGTGGACCCAGAGGACAGCTGTTCAGATGtgcagaacctgcctgcagcagctTCTTCCTGTCTCCTGGTGCAAACACACTGGAGGTGCCCTCCAGAGCCGGGACACTCTTCTGAGAGATGAAACACTATAGGGAAGGAGTACAAGTAAGGAGCCGTCTGCATGCTCCTACTAGACTCAGCCCTTAGGCGTTTTTGCAGCTGAATTTTGTCAGAGATTGTGTGCCTTTCCATGGCACGCTGTAGATCTGGAAGGAGCAGAGGGCCTTCTGCAAAAGGAAACAAGGAGGAACAGTCAGCGTGAAGCTAAAGCTAAGCTAAGCATCCACGCCGGCATGATGGAACAGGTGTAAGCAATGATGGAAACGAAATCCTTCTCCCTTCTGAGTCCCAGGACACTTAGCAGCGTCTCTTCGTCCCTATTATTGGATGGCATGTGTCCCTTTCCTGGTTCCACAAGACCATATTCTTCAGCCCCAGCACAGTTTGTTAAGGAATAGCCTGTGTAAGGTATGGGAGCCCTAGAGGTCAGGGCAGTGGAAAAGACTCAGGGCCCATGAACCCTCTACCTAAGTACTAAGAGGGCCACCGGGAAAGGGGCACAGGGCATGGGACACATCTCTAAAAGTGGCAAGGTATAGGGAAGGATGACAAGGGAAATGTAGCTATCACCACAACCAAGATGTCACATCCCTGCAGACATGGCAGAAGAGGCACGGAAGACCTCAACCATTAAATAGGTTCTGTTCTCTGTCATGTGGTTTTGGCAGGTGGCTTCCATTAGGATTCAACAGAGCCTTTCTCCCCAGCAAGAATACTTGCAGTCACCTCTAGCTCAGTTGGGATAATGGTACATCAATACCCCAATTCCCAGGATAAATTAATTCAGCAATTAAATTAATCATGTGCACATAAACCCCTCCCCTACATGGGCACACATCTGCCTTGGCATGAACATACATGTGCCTAATAACACCTTTACCCATCCACGAACCACCATTCCCTTCTCATGCCCTTTCTCAACACCTTTGCCTGCATGATTGTCCTTAGGCCCATATCAAGTACATACCCTCATCAGATGGGGCTGGTCATGGAAAGGACAGTCAGTCAAATTTGGCTGGGACTTGGTACATGTAGTTCGGCCCATCTCCACATCCAAAAAATAGTTTACTCCGGCCACGAGCTACAATGAAAAGAGTGGAATTCAACAGTCAAGCCACTTACACACAGCTGCCTTCTGTCACAGACCTGAAGTGTTTACCTAGGACTTATGCCTGGATTCCTAAGCAGCCAGGAATCTCACCCACAGAGAATATAAACTAAATCTCCCAGACACGTGGCCCCGGGCTCTGTTGGTAACTCTTTGATTCTGAGCGACTCTGACAAGTtgtcatatgtagcagagtaggAGGAGAAACAAGAGCACAAAAGGCAAAAGCCAGGGCTGACAAACCTTTCAgtgaggcaggaaggaaaggatCAGGTCTGGGGAGAGACAGCCAAGGTGTTCTAGGAGCCTGGGATTGTTCTGAGCATAAGCAAAGGCTCTGGGCTGTAGTGTAGGATTAACTCAATCCTGCTGACTGTGGTTCCTCAGGCTCAGACGCTGCAGCACTGGAGGAGAGCCAGACCTTCCCCCAATCACCGTATGCAGCGTAGAGAGACCACATTGATTTACCCAAGACTCCCTCCTTCCAGAGACAAGAGGCCACGGGATACTTCACACACAGAGATGCTTCAAGTCAGAGGAAAGACAGCCCTTACATGTCTCCTCCTTCAGTGAGATTCTCCGCAATTTTCTCAAGCATGTCATTCACTTGTATGTCTTTAAGACATATAATTTGCAATTTAAGAATAGCACTTATCCCTCTCCCCATAATGGGGCACACCAGACCAACTTGTCAGAAGTGTGAAGCGCAGACTGAGGGGCCTggattggggggtgggaggagcaggGCTCTGTGTATTGCCCCGTGGAACCAGAAACATAGCTCAATTTTGGGGGATGTCCTGAAATGAGACCTGCAGACCAAACAACCTGTACCACCCTATACTCTGCTCCATCCGTTGCCACAATTAAGAGGTGCACCGGCCATCAAGGTCCAAGGCAGCTGGGAAGTGGATGACTTTTCTGAAGGTTGATCACAGTGCAGGAGAAATGGAGCAGGATTTaacttgtttgtattttcaagagAAGGTAGAAATGAGCTCTACACACTGGCGTACAACCCTTTGTGGTCTAAAATCTGGGCCACCTTTGGGTCCACTTTGGGGCCTTAGCAGCTCCTGCTTCTAGCTTCTCTGTCAGAGTCTAAGTCTAAGGTAGTCTCCATCTACTCACTGGGTGGAGGGTGATTTGTGCTATCTCCGGGGCAATTTGCAAACCCCCTGAGGCTGCTCCCAAGGACATCCCAGGGTCACAAGTAGAGGGAAGCAAGGCTTCCCAGAACAGCTGGACAGCACCTTCCCAGAAGATCCAAGAGGGGACCTGCCTGGTGACCTGTACCAACATTACAGTCAAGAAACTCAGACATCAATCTACACAGTCATGTGGCCCTTAAGGCTAGGGGCTCCTGAAATTTGTGCCCTGAGGACACTGTGGAGTATCAGAAAGCACATGTACAAGCTAATATGGCTGCAGCATCACAGGGTCATTTATCTTTGAGGACCATCACAAACCAAGTCATGGCTGAAGGGGACCTCATCATGTGGTACAGGACTGATCACCACAGCTGTCTGGACCATTCCACATTGCTAAGAACAGCAAGGCAGCAAAGcactgctcagaaaaaaaaaacaaaataggctGCCAGACTGGATAGAAACAGCTCTTGCTCagccggcggtggtggtgcacgcctttaatcccagcacttgggaggcagaggcaggtggatttctgaattggaggacagcctggtctgcagagtgagttccaggacagccagggctacagagaaaccctgtctcgaaaaaccacatacatacacacacagagagacacacacacaaagaaatagctCTTGCTAGGAGAGTCCATAATGGAGACCAGCAAACTAAGTGAGGCTTTGAGTGAAGGAACTGAGTGTTCGTGGATTCTCAATTTTCCAAATGGAATCCTGGGTATGTAGAGAATGCCCTTGTTTTCCGGAAGTGTTTACTCTGAAAGTATTCACAAAAATAAGTGACTATAAACACACATGCCGGTACACGTGCTCTTGAGTAGGGCAAAGAGATCGGAACATGGCCAAGTGTTTAGGATGAGATCTGCCCGTCTGTCAGAATAAGTTTCAAGAAGGGCGCTTTTTCAGTGAGGGCAGCTATGAAGGGTTTGTATCCAGGTTATTAGCAGTAGACATTGACCCCAGGCAGCTGATGGTGGTGAGCTCCGCCCAGGGAGGAGCCTTTTAGTACCTCCCCTCGGTGGCCTTTTGGAAATAGAGCGAGGAAGGCAGGTATCCACCCACCGTGCTCTTCTGGATTCCAGAATAAGCAAAAGATGAATGCTAACACGTAGAGGAGGgctgagaagaagggaaggaggaccGCTCCCATTAGAAGCACAGGCGTTGACTAAGTCCTGCAGGTGCAAACCGCGCCCTAGCTAGGGGCGCCTGGGTGTGAGCGGCCTGGAGACGTCCGGAGAGCAGGGGACAGCAGGGACACGTACCTGCTTACGAGCTCTCACCACCTGTATGGCGCGGCTGTGGTACGCATCGTTGTTGCCCTTGTTGTACTCGCTCACGGCGAAGTCCAACGCTCGCTGCACGCCTTCATCGTTGGCGTCTGCCTCCAAAGGGGCTCCCAACAGTCGCGGCGGGCCTTGCTTTGGGGTCGCGGCCCAGGCCACGGCCAGGACGGCCAGCAGGAGCAGCAAGGAGCGCAGCGGGCTGGCCATGGTTGGCTACGACAAAGGGATGGAGATCCAGCAGTACTCGGAGTTGGTGCTGAACAGAAGCTGCTCCCACAGTGCGGCTTTTAACCAATTGTGTGAGTTAGGGACCAGCCTTCCTCTCCTGGCTCCTCCTTTTCCGGCGGCTACCTTCCCTTTTCCGTCTGCCCCCTAGCCCTACTCCCAGCCCCGCCTCCTCCTCGGAACTGCCCCGCCCGCCCTCTGGCCCTCTTCTTCAGTCAGCTTCTAGTCTGTTCATGCCTTGTAGATCAGATACCTCTTCAAGAGCTGCCCAACTTCCATTCCCACTCCCTCACCCATCCCCTGCTGAGCATCCACCCactaccccccccaccccacaccccacaccccagtcTCTGCCcggtctctcccttccttcttcatttttagCTTTCTGTTCTTCCCAGTTCCTCTTCTTCAGGGCTCTCTTCCATGGCTTCCCGTTTCACACCAAGTTCCCTGTTTCATGCAGTGCGGTTTTAACATAGAATGCTCCCTGGACCCTAAAATACCGTGACATCTGAACCCTACTTCTCCAGAAAGGAAAAGGGCAACTGGTCTTTACTTTCCTGGATCTTCAGAGTTCAGCCTTGATCACTTGATAGAGAGCAGGGTCTCTGTTGAACAGGGCTGTTATTTCAGTTTCCTGCAGGCCCTGTCCTAAGATACCTGTCAAAGGAAAATGAATTGATCGTGGGGGAGTGGGGAAGTGTGTGGTATTCTGTGTGGCTGCTCATAATCCTTAAAGAAACCATCCTAGGCTTGTTCCTGGACCAGGGCACCCTAGGGACTGGAGACGCCCTGAATGGGTATTGCAACAGGCTGCCCAGTATATCGATCTAAGATGAAGCCATGTGTCTTTTATGCTTTCAAATAGACAGGTTAAAAACTATAGTAtgaggctgggtgtgatggctcatGTTTTTAACTtcagcacatggaaggcagaagcaggtagatttgtgttagttcaagaccagcttggtctgcatccctagttccaggccagcaagggctacacagtgaaatcttgaagaaaataaaaagtcagggctatacagtgagacccttttgttaaaaaaacaaacaaaccagtgacaacaaaacccaaacattgAATACTTTAATAATATTTAGCCTATCAAATATAATTTCAACATATAAATAATAACTCTTAAGGAAATAGCTTATATTCTTTAATGTGTATAGTAATCCTTTAgagtctgtgtgtatttgtaacaTTTAGGACCAATGTTCACTTCCCACATCTGTTAATTGCCAGTGCTGGTGGCTACAGTACTGCATAAGGTTTAAGCTTTAAGGTTTGTGCTGGTGGTAGTATGGGAGGTGATCAATAATTAAGATCAGATGATGATAATGCTCTGCACAAAGTGAGCTAGGGGGAGCAAGAGATGGATGCCACTGGATATTAGTTGAGAGGTCCCTTTGGGATTTAAACAGACAAGGAGTTCCACGTAGACCAGGAAGATAGCACCAGTCAGAGGGAATGACCCCTGCTCAGGTGATGAGGCCcaacagggcttttctgtgtagaaACCAGGAACACAGGGAAGGGGTAGGGCCAGGACTTCCACTCTGGCAGCTTTGTGGATGCTGGAGCTGGTGGGGGTTGGAGGCTATGGGACAAGCTAGCAAGAGGGCAGGCAGCTGAGGATGAACATCCAAGCACAAGGTCTATTCTGGCTTCTTCCCTAAGGGAGCCTCACTGTGGGTCTGGTACTTTCCCCCCTGACTGGAAGGTCACATAGTTTCAACTGACTTACCAGGAGTGAGGTATTGTTAAATATgctaaaagacttattttatgtgtataaaataatttcagtgaGTGCACACAAACCTAGGACATGTGTCTGACCTCAGAAAGTTCCCTGGTGCCTTTGTGGTCTCTGTTGGTGGCCACTGGACCCTTGCCAGCCCATCTGTCCCCGGAGACTCATTCTCCTGTCTTTTCTTGGACTTCCTGTAAACATGCAGTGCAAGCCATGTTTGGCCTTTTGGAGCAGTAGCAGCATGAGGTTCCTTTGCACTGGTTCCTTAACCAGATCTTAGTTCCCTTTCTGTTCAGGCAGATTCTATGTTCAAGTGGATGCTGTGTAGGCTGACACAGCCTCCAGCTCAGGACCAAGGAAGCACATGCTCACTGTGGACCACAGCAGTGGACAGGGCAGAGTTGAGTTCTATGCAGATGGTATTTCTTCTTTCAACCTCACTCTCTAACTCTGTGTACTTGAAAATGATCCTGTGACAAATGAGCTGGGAGTGACGGTATCTGGTTTTGAGAGGAACACCGGAAGGTCCTGGGCCCTCAAAGGATACCAAGAAGGATTATGTTGGGTGTGGTAGGTACTGGTAACTTAGTGTCATCCCTGCTATGATTTTCGGTCTAGGCTCTGGGATGGACCTATCAGCAGGAATCTAACAGGCACTAACAATATTACTAATGAGTATTTACGTTCAGGGTTAGAATAGGGGACCCTGACACATTGCTGCAACCTAACCCCACTTTGAGTACCAGAGTAATAATGTTCACGTTGCTCTACAAGGTAAAGCACCTGTGGCAAGAATGGCAGTTGTCATTTGTAAAGCAGAAATCATCAATCACTTGTGTGTAATATTTTCCTAGATTAAtaggaaggtggagacagacagacagacagacaggaaagagggcTGCATCCGCCCAGGTCTTTCTGAGCAGAACGCTGGGCAGACATTGGATTTTTCTGGGGCTCCACTCTCAGGATTATTGTAAGTTGAAACAGGGGCAACCCTCCTTATCCCATCATTTCTCACTAGAAAGAAGATCCAGGGTGGACTCATGTGGATGGGAGCATGTTGGAGAGACATCTGTGACCACACTGCCTGTCATATCTCTATTAGAAGGTTGGCTCAGATTTATTTGGGAGAGTCGGTGACCTGTGAGTGGCACCTCTGATTCCCAAGAGTCAGACTCCACTTCAGTGTACTTCCAGGAACTGTAACGATGGCTTCCAGTTAGGTGCAGtaaaaggtggaaggtgagacaACTCTTGGGTAAAACGTCTGCTTATTCTTCATCTAACTCACTAGGAGGCAGGGCTGTAAGTGGCAGAGATGACAGGCTTCAGTGGTCACAGCTCAGCATGAACGAGCAGTTTGTGTCCTGGGGGCTGCAGGTTCTAGATAAGCTACAGACATCCTGAGAAAACCAGGAAACCAAGAGCTGAGCCACAGGGCCACATGCAGTATAAAGGAGTCCACCTGTCCAGGAGAGAAACATGACTCCCTCCAACAGAGGAGACTCAGGAAGCCCTGGTCTCTGCTTGTGTGGCTGCTGATTTCTTGATCTGAGTTGGAGAGAAGATGAAGGGGCGATAGAAAGTCTCTGTAATAATAAGTGGATATTCCCTGGATATGGTGGGGCAGGCCTATCATCCCAGTTactgaggaggctgaagcaggagctacatagtgagaacctatttcaaaacataaagtaaaaagagggttggagatgtagctcagggtAGAGGGCTTACTTACCATGTGTGAGACTGTAGGTTTAATTCCAAGTATCACACGTAAACAAACAAATACGTAGTGGGTTGAAATGATGCTATTTTTAGATCTGTGGCTAAACGGATAAAACACCACCCAGTGTTGCAAGGAACAAGATCAAATAGGTTGAGAGTTGAGATCCTGAGTAGTCAAGGCTTGAACCCTTAAGAATACAGCGTCTATGGTAGCTGCTTAGGGTGATCAAGTCATAGGTTTTCTGGTCTCCCTCTTACAATAGGAGAGCCTGAAGCTCCCCTTATAGAGTGCCTGGGGTTCTTTGAGGTTGGGCTCTCAAGTCCTCTGTGCACACACTTTTGtattctctcccttctctgctttccctatcACCAACTCATGATGAGATGGAGGCTTCCAGGTGGTGTGCTCGATTCAGTTCAGTGttagggctggggtggggttgtTATCTCATCATCACTGGAAGCTGATGCATTCCATGTAGAGAGAGGTGGGTGAGCAGTGTTTTCTAACTGATTGTTTTACAACTCACAGGAGTATAGATACTTTCTACTCCGCTAGTCTTGAGTTCAGGTTCCTTCTTATTCTCAGACTATTTACAAGAGTAGAGGCAGTGATGGGGGTGGTACAGCCTAGTGGAGAGGCATAGAAAAAGGACTTCTGAGGACACAGGCAGCTGGCTGGAGCAGCTGGCTGCTCCACCCATCTTTCTGGGCTTCAGCTTGCAAGTTTCCACcaagaggaaaacaggaaggcTGGCTTGCGTTGAGGACTCCCTTTCAGGACTGA
The nucleotide sequence above comes from Mastomys coucha isolate ucsf_1 unplaced genomic scaffold, UCSF_Mcou_1 pScaffold15, whole genome shotgun sequence. Encoded proteins:
- the LOC116091106 gene encoding cystatin-C is translated as MASPLRSLLLLLAVLAVAWAATPKQGPPRLLGAPLEADANDEGVQRALDFAVSEYNKGNNDAYHSRAIQVVRARKQLVAGVNYFLDVEMGRTTCTKSQPNLTDCPFHDQPHLMRKALCSFQIYSVPWKGTQSLTKFSCKNA